The Saliniramus fredricksonii genome segment TTTCCAGCCCGAGCAGATGCGCACGCCCATCGGTGTGCTCTCCGGCGGCGAGCGGGGGCGGCTGATGCTGGCGCGGGCGCTGGCGCGCCCCTCCAACCTGCTCGTGCTCGACGAGCCGACCAACGATCTCGATCTCGAAACCCTCGATCTGCTGCAGGAACTGCTGGCTGATTACGCCGGTACCCTGATCCTGATCAGCCATGATCGCGACTTTCTCGACCGCGTCGTGACATCCACGGTCATGGCGGAGGGCGAGGGTCGCTGGCGCGAATATGCCGGTGGCTATTCCGATATGGTGGCGCAGCGCGGCGCCGGTGTCTCGGCCTATGGCGGTGTGGCGACGGGGGCGAATTCAGGCGCGCGCAAGGGCGGCAAGGATGCCGAAAAGAGCGCTGCCAGATCGGCCTCATCCGGCGGCGAGGCGCGCAAGCGCCGGCTCTCGTTCAAGGAGAAACATGCGCTCGAAACCCTGCCCGGGCGGATCGCCGAACTGGAGGCGCAGATTACCAAAGTGCAGGCGGTGATGGACGATCCCGAGCTTTTCACGCGCGATCCGGCGCGTTTCGAGGCAGCTACCGCAAAGCTTGGTGAACTGCAGCTCGCGCTCAACCAGGCAGAGGAGCAATGGCTCGAACTGGAAATGCTGCGCGAGGAGCTGGAAGGCTGATCGCGCGCCTGCTCGTGAAAACGGCCCCGGATAACCGGGGCCGTCTCTCGCTTCGCGATGATCTGGTGTGCGTGCGGTATCAGCCGCGGCGGGCCGCCAGCATCGGCTCGGTCATCATGCCGCTGAAGGCGCGAGCCGCTTCGAGATAAGGCTCGTAGCTTTCCAGAACCCGCGCGACATTGCCATGTTCGGCGCGCAGTTCCTCGCGGACTTCGCTCCAGGCTTCGCGCTGCGCGGTGGTGATATCCTCCGGCCAGCGCAGGAATTCGACGCCGGCTTCTTCCAGCTCGCGGGCTGCCTGGGCGTTGTAGTAATCGAACTGCGCGTGCATCTCGAGCGCTGCTGCCTGAGCCGCTGCCTCGCAGACGGCCTTGAGATCGTCCGGGAGTTCAGCGAAGGCGTCCTGGTTGAAGACGACGGCGACGGCAGCGCCCGGCTCGGCATAGGCTGGCATGTAGCACAGATTGGTGATGCGCTGCAGGCCGAAGGCCTGGTCGAGCATCGGGCCAACCCATTCGGCTGCGTCAATCGCACCCGATTGCAGCGCCTGGAAGATCTCGCCGGCGGGCATGAGCACGGCGTTGACGCCGAGCTTGCGCATCACGTCGGCACCGAGGCCGGCAATGCGCATGTTCAGACCATCAAGATCTTCGACGCTGTTCAGGCGCTCCTTGAACCAACCGCCGGACTGGGTGTTGGAATTGCCGGAATAGAACGGCTTGAGATTGCGCTCGGCATAGATCTCGTCGAACAGCTCCTGTCCGCCACCCCATTTGAGCCAGGCGAAATGTTCGTTCGATGTCATGCCGAAGGGCACGCCGGTGAACCAGTGCAGCGCGGCTTCCTTGCCGGCGGCATAGTAGGGAGGGCCATGGACGACGGGTACGGTACCGGCCTGGGCGGCATCTTCGACTTCAAGCGGCGGCACGAGTTCGCCGGCGCCGTAGACGGTGAGCTCCATGCGCCCGTCCGACATCAGCTTGACCAGCTCCGCATAGCGGGTGACGTTGGTGCCCACGCCCGGTGCGGCGGCCGGGAAGGACGAGGCGATATCCCACTTCACATGGCCGCTGGCGATAGCCGGGGCGGCGAGTGTGGTCGCCGTGGCGGCGGCGGCGCCGCCCATCAGGAACGTTCTGCGTTTCATAAAAGAGATCCTCCCTCTGGATCATTGACATTCTGCCGCCTGGTAGCGGCGCTCGTTGCCTTCGCCCGAAGCCGGTTGCGCCGGCTTTCATCCGAAGGCGACACGCTTCATCCGAAGATGACCTCCGGCAGCCATGTCGCCAGCTCGGGCACTGCCAGCAGGATGCCCAGAGCGACGAGTTGCAGCAAGACGAAAGGTATCACTCCGCGATAAATATCGATGGTCGTGATCGATCGCGGTGCGACCGAGCGGAAATAGAACAGCGCAAAACCGAAAGGCGGTGTCAGGAAGCTCGTCTGCAGGTTCATGGCGAGCAGCACAGCGAACCAGACGGGCGAGATATCCGTGCCCAGAATCGCCGGGCCGAGCAGCGGCACGACGATGTAGATGATCTCGATGGCTTCCAGGATGAAGCCGAGGATGAAGACCAGCAGCATGATCAGGAGCAGCGCACCCCACTGGCCGCCGGGTAGCCCGCTCATCAGCTGGACGACCATCCGGTCACCGCCGAAGCCGCGGAAGACGAGGGCGAGCATCGAGGCGGCGATGACGATGCCGAAGACCATGCCGGAGATCTTCATCGTATCCCCGAGCGCGCCTTGCAGCGCCCCGCGCCCCCATAGCCGCGTGGCGGCGATCAGCACGCCGAGGGTGATGAT includes the following:
- a CDS encoding TRAP transporter substrate-binding protein, coding for MKRRTFLMGGAAAATATTLAAPAIASGHVKWDIASSFPAAAPGVGTNVTRYAELVKLMSDGRMELTVYGAGELVPPLEVEDAAQAGTVPVVHGPPYYAAGKEAALHWFTGVPFGMTSNEHFAWLKWGGGQELFDEIYAERNLKPFYSGNSNTQSGGWFKERLNSVEDLDGLNMRIAGLGADVMRKLGVNAVLMPAGEIFQALQSGAIDAAEWVGPMLDQAFGLQRITNLCYMPAYAEPGAAVAVVFNQDAFAELPDDLKAVCEAAAQAAALEMHAQFDYYNAQAARELEEAGVEFLRWPEDITTAQREAWSEVREELRAEHGNVARVLESYEPYLEAARAFSGMMTEPMLAARRG